The following nucleotide sequence is from Carassius carassius chromosome 16, fCarCar2.1, whole genome shotgun sequence.
CAGCTGCATTCTGTCTCTGAGTTTCTCAGTAACTTCAGCCTGTACTCTCTTATTGGGGTCACTATTGATTATAGCAATGCGATGTCCACTAAACCTCCACTCAATCACGTCATAGCTCTGTATTTGGGTCACTTCCGACTgtagagtgacagaatctccaAAAATCACAGACACCGCCTCCACAACTTCTGTCTCAACACCAGACACCACTGCAGAACCCAGAAGCAGTCATTTACAATAAAAGTCACATGTGATTTGAAAACAGAAGCCTTCCCATAACTTAAACCACAGGTGTCGAACTCAGTTCTTGGAGAACTCCGTTCTGTAAAGTTTAGTTCCAGCACATATAAGATGCAGATTTTGAATAAGCTTAAATCACTCGATTAGCtggatcagatgtgtttaatAAGGGTTGAATCTAAACCGTGCACCCCTGACCTGTACAATACAGACCACATttttactccaaataaagtttagaTAAATCTCAAAGATGTTGGAAATGGCGTGTGCCTCAATTTCAAGTTTCATACCAtaggggtctgaatacttttgaTATTTCAGGTTCTTTTTAAGAAACTGGCAACGTTATCACGTGGTTTATTGAATAGAGATTAATGTGGGAGAAAGCAATTCAATAATAGGTGTTGGAACATTTAAGATTTTGTAAGGtatacaaacaatatatattacactcacacactcacacacacacacacacacacacacacacacacacacacatatacatatatatatatatatatatatatatatatatatatatatatatatatatatacacatatacatatatatatatatatatatatatatatatatatatatatatacacatatacatatatatatatatatatatatatatatatatatatatatatatatgaataagtaATAAGCTCAAATTTGGGGCTTAAAAGACCCGGAAGGCACCAAACTTCCTAAAAACACGTAAATCGAACAGAACTAAACCTCTGTATCGTTTCAATATGAACaattaattaaatcaatataACAACTTACCGTTTACAAATAATAGGAACAGAAATATTAATCCGAGGTTCTGCATACTGAGTTTAGTGTTGACACCGAGTAGCCAGTGTGTTCATCACCTTCAGTGAACAGTCGCGTGAGGCTGGAGTTGACGCAAACCACGTGATGGATGCGATATTTGATATGATTGATTATGGATTAGTGTTGATGATTAGTGAAGGGACGACGAACACGCTTGAGGGGGttgataaagaaaaaaagtttatatacgGTAGATGACATATGAGTGGAAAAGTTTCCTTCGtttagaaatgttttcttttgataCGCAATGCATAGTTTACGTCAGTTGTACATTTGAACAACCTGCAGGAGGCGCTGTTGTCGTATCAACTACTTGGATAGACTCAAACTAGCGGTTTTctttttcaattatatatatacatatataattaataagGCTTGAATCTAAACCGTGCACCCCGACCTGTAAAATACGGACCacatttttactatatatatatatatatatatatatatatatatatatatatattcagttccATCACACAAAGGCACAGTGTAAACAGGTAAACGTTGCATATCTCAAAGCATGCAAAACAGAgcagcaacaacaaaaatgcacaatgaatacaaacatatatattattatattaaaaaatttaataaaagagtTAGAAAAGCTTTAGAAATTGTATGGTTTTTGTAAGCTCCTTATTTTGTGATCTCATGTTAGAAAGGgtttcaaaacatattttaagatcagtgttTTGTAATAGATGACAGTTTCTTTTGAATTACTTTTAACTTATGAATATAAAACTTTGCcaagttaattattaattaacagattaataatataaatggtaaaatataatgtaaataaaatataatgaggtTCTAAATGACTGGCTTTTTTATGTCTACTTTAAAGCCAACccaaaatgaaatagaaaaaagggcaagagaaaaataaatgttcagtATCTTCAACAGATACATTACAAAAGGTACACTTATCACAAACACTATGAATATATCTGCTAACAACTGCATTTATAGGATAACATTTGTGAATAATTTTGTAAAGtacttattttactttattagaaattacatatttatatggtAACATCCAGATGCTGTGCCAATATATACTGAGGTTTATCCATTTGGAGGATTGGATATTACATTAAGGGAGTTTCTGACATAAACTTTTATTAAAGCCCCTGTCATAAAGGAGagactatttacaaaaaaaaaaaaaaaaaaaaaaaacggatattTTAAcacttatattattttttacatcagATATTTTGGTTAAAATTATTATGCCACTAGAAATAGActtgattattttgttttattattttgtattattttttcatttacaaaaaagCCCATTCTTGTCAATAATCTTGTTTACAATTAATACGTTAAGCTGAACTCAATGCTTCACATGCAATGACTTGTTATCATGAGTGATATTGCCATTGTTCAATATAAAACACCTGCTAGGAGAAAAATTGTGTTTGTACAAAAGTGACCAGTAAAATGATGCTTGTTTGTGATAATTGGCCAAAGCAACGGGAAGTCTGCCAGTTATATACAAAAAATGTAATCCCTCAAGTTTTTGAATTAAATGATATGGGACAATATTGAAATACTCAGTTTTACaccaattaatttttaaaattctTTCACTTTTGATGAGTTTTTGTCCGAAAACCAAACAATTTAAATGAATCAATTATAAAATGATTGCTTACTGTATCAAAAGCTTTTCTAAAATCCAGAAAAAGTATTAAAGGGTCTCAATTTAATAAATTACTATATCAATAATTAATACAATTCTGGTGTAAGCCCATCATTTCCAGGGGATTTGTTGTTTTTATGAGCTTTTATACAGAATTCTATTTCATTTAGAGAAGAGGTTTTGAGAACACTCTGTTTTACTTTCTAAAGACAATGTTTCtggattgatttaaaaaataattgcattGTCTTGATCCTCTCCTAAAGAATACATATCTGCATTATACTAAGAGACAAATTTAGAAATCAATACGTTTCTAACTTAGTTTATTTCTGCATTCCTTTTCTCAAGACTAAAAAAGATATTTGCAGTTTCTTTCACCTTCTTCCATCCATTTCCTTTTAGATCTTACTCTAAACAAAAAGTTTTCTGCACTTGACttggatttttgaaaaaaaaaaaaaaattatatatatatatatatatatatatatatatatatatatatatatatatatatatatatatatatatatatatatattctgcctTAATTTCTTTGCAAACCAAAAGTATAGCTTTTCTTTTACAATATCTCAAATGCCTTTTACATTTAAGAGAGATAAGTGATAGCTCCATTAGGAAGTAATAGATAAGAGAACAGAAGTATGAGACAATTTGTTTTTCAAAGAGCGTTTCAACGCATGTGCTTCGTTCACTATACTTCATGTGGCGTCATGTAGCATTATCTCAGTTAAATTTTAGTCCAACTTAGTGCTGAACAGGTCTGAAGTCACTGATTAGTTTAACGGAAATTTTGAACATTCCATATTACAGTAaacaaaattcatataaaatctaCCCAAGCCAAAGGAGTGcataaaaacaagaacaaaaagctAATGATAATGGATTTACACTGAATTATCATGAAGCTGTTTTATATTGTAAGTCATGATGTCTCTCGTTTACACCTTTCCTGGATGTGATGATGTCATAAAATACAATAGCGACAGTAGCCACACCCACCACGACGGAGAGAGCCAATCGGGCGAGAGCTTCAGAAGCATGACAACAGAAGGCACAATCTgagaaaacaaaagcaaacaacaTTTTACATTCGCAAAAGATGAACAGCAAATCAAGTCCTAAACTGTTGCCATGCATAGCCTTTTCCCTCAAGATGCTAACATACCTGAACATGGCCGACAGAGATCAGTGACGTTGACATATTTAGTCCGGTTGTTGATGGGATTGCTCACCACACAGCTGTAGGAATCATCCAGACACTCCAGACATAAAGACAGACTGTTgttgagatcagacacactgatgctggacaataaactgtttcctttgtaccaggagagagtcacatgacccacattcaccactgaacacaacaatgaacagtatgatgatgatgatgatgatgaattttGTGGGGAGTCACTTATAATGATAGGAACAGGGAGACGAGCTGAAAACAGGAGAGAATAAACAGCAAGTGtcaattatatatgaaatatggtATTAGATAAACAAAAGAAACTGTAAACCTCtactcaccatagacagtaacATTAAATCTATAAACAGACTTTGTCTTGCTGCTGATGGTTACTTGATAAACTCCAGCGtgttgagttgtgatgtttgtgatggtcagagatccagtttgattgtccagcttcagtctgtctctgaatatcCCGtcaagaacatcatttattatcGAGGTATGGTTGGTGATGATTTTTGCAATAAGATACCCATTAAAGTTCCACATGATCAGATTGTCAGATTGTTGAACACTAAGATCAGGCTTTAGAGTGACTGAATCTTCCTCCGTCACTGACACCCACTTCACCGCGTTTGAATCAGCAAACACACCTGGAGAACAAGTTctggttaaatatttatttatgtatttaagtcGAAAAGAGTTCCACACTAATATCACTTTAAAACATCTAAAAAGTAAGCGAAATCCCTAAAGTCTTACTCGTTAGACGCCAGGCTTGAATCTATCACAAGGATGCATTCAGTTAATTTACAATGtttcactttttattcatcaaaaaaatcctgaaaatactatcagttttccaaaaaaaaaaaaaaaaaaaaaaaaaaaagaaacatcataACTCTTTATAACATTCATAACTACCAATCagaaatgtatcttgagcagcaaatcagcatatcagagtgatttctgaaggatcatgtgacactgaaaattgaagtaatgatgctgaaaattccagCTTTGCCTCACAGGAAACAGTTAAGAAACAAACTATAGGGAAACAGCTATTTGAAAtcttaatatttcacattatttctgttttactgtattgtttgcaacaaatgccttagtgagaagagacttctttcaaaaactaaaaTGTCAAAAATCCTACAAATCCTACATCTCATTGTAACGCCTCGATTGgatttaaagcactaaataattTGTACTAAATAATTCATCTGCTACCATAAAGCATGACATGTTTAACTTACCAACCAGACAGCAAcagcacaaacagaacaaaacGAATCGGTCGACCATTTTCCTCAACAGTTCAGCGCTCTGAAATAAAATCTCTCAAGGCGCTCAAGATTAAAACACTGAACGTCTGTGGTTTGCAGACAGTGAAAACAAGTACTCCTCCGCtgcatcttctctctctctctcctccctccaCAGATACGACAGCTAAACCTGAACACGCAAAATAACTCATCTGAGATTTCAGTGATGAGGCTTTCATTTACAAGTCATGGAGGATTCTAAGAAGCTGCTTTTACTTGTCAAAGCACAAACACCAATGATGGTTACATTTACGGTCCTTCAGACTGTTTTATGTGGTTCAGAGGTGGCTTGAGTGCATTTACACAAACCGCAGTGCAGCTAAACAATGCGCCTTCTGCTCAAACAATATTGATGCTCATGAGCCTATAAAGAAAGAATGCTGACTTCCTTGATTACAATCAGATTTCTCTTACACTCATCCACGCCCTTATGAAAAATAAgcttattcaagtgtgctattagtatacttcttttaaacattGGAAAGTATAATTGTAgtctactttttatgtacttctcagaaatgggttTTATGTACTCATTGACTTACAAAAAGTCAAAAAATAGCTTTGAGCTATACTTGtgctcctagaatctgtgttttcattattatacagtagagggcgctagtacacatcttctgcacagaacttccaaaaaaacacaagtgaagaagaaaaaaacaagcaatggatactaacacatgtaatctaacacgatcatctgacatgaaatagcatcaaaactgtaacattatggaataaaatgtcgaccaATGAAGATGTAATAATTACATATGTATAACTTTATTTACGTATACCTAAtacaataaacttgaagtatactactttttggtaaagGCGTTCATTCAGATTATTTATTCTGagaaagtagatttttttttagaataaaatctGTGGTTTAACTCATTTTAATGTGATCATGAAGCTCATGTGAAGTGGGGAACTCCAAAAGGCAAGTCCAAATGTGCTTTTGCTGTGACTGTGATTGAATGCAAGCAATACAAAAACTTGCTATTTGACGTCCAGTCTGGAAAACAATGTGGTTTGATGATGCAACTGTCGATTCTGCTGGACAAGCAGCATATGCATGTGGTGACTATAGGTGAGAAGATTGCATatgggttttttgttttgtttccttcTTGTTTCCTGCTGATAAGAAGCTAACAAAACATGAACCATGAAAGcaaaatgttgtgaaatataaatatataaattcaaaatatttctttgtgaaacataaaataatgcCATATAGTCTTTGGATTAAGATTAATCTTGTTGTCCATGACATTCAGATTATGTAACGGTGTGATATTTCAGTAGAATTTAGCAAAGGTCACTTCTAAGAACCTTATCACACCTATATCCCACATCCTGTAGGAGGACCTTCTTACTGAAGACAGAGAGCACATGTTGTTCCTGAGTATGTGTGTCAATGCTTGTGAATGACTAAAGTAAGTTTTCTGAAGGAAAACATCTAATGACGAACTTTCACTGTTTTGGAGAACTAACAATGCTTCATTGGTgaaacactctcagaaaaaaaaagtacatgcaAAAACTGCACTTAGGGGCTTGTCAGGGGCTAGTACTTTGTTTACCCCTAAAAGTTTCTAAATTACGCCAAAATGTATGTCCCTGCAAATATCCTTTTAAACACAGGTATGGTTTCAGATGGAGGTTAACAATTGAGAAAGAAATTGCTCAAAATTATTCACACCCTTGTTTAATATGACCAAAGAAGGCTGCGGTAATAAATCTGTAGCATTCATCCTCTTGAtctttgattgaaaaaaaaaaaaaaactgacttttcATTCTGaatctcattatgaaataaatatttttttctctaatacacactgGCCACAATGAATCATACCCTTTATTCAATACTTTCcccaagataacagctctgagttttctcctgTAATAAGTGCtgagtttggagaacacctgataagagatcagagaccattccttgatccagaatctctccagacccttcagattcacattctcctcttcagttcaccacactcatTTTCTATACGGTTCAGCTCAAGGGACTGGGATGGCCATGGAAGAATATtagttttgtgctcagtgacccattttggttttgattttgatatttgtGGATCATTTTCTTGTTGAAAGATCCATGGTCCATTTAGAGATTTCTAGCCTGGAGAGTCAGTTTTTAAGTCCGCGGTTTTCCCGCAGAATTGGCCTACTTCAACATTGTTGCCGAAGGAGGGTTTATTgcaaaaacctggcaaccctgcccCTTTCTCAGAAGATTGCAGAGCTTGAAGAGCTCATGCTCGGGGGCACACCAGTGTTATGGTGACCGTGTTACTGACCCTACACAcaatgcaatttttaactaccgCATTCCTATTCACAATCATTCTGGAGCACGTGAAGGAAGCtttagtgaaaacaggcagagtcaattgtagctttagcaacattagccttacagataAACCAAAAGCTCTTTTGGAAAGCAAAATATAATGCATGATGCTTACTTTTTCTGGAGTCTGGACATTTGTGCACAACACGTTTtttctttcagaagcaatctctGCACACCTCCAGgacttttcctttatttttctgGGACATTCATTCGAAAATAAAAGTTAACCACCGTGTCCTCAGCTGTCTATGGAGACTCTTATATCTGTGGTGCATCCCAACAGACCACAATTTGAATGTCTCTTTGGTGCTGACATGTATcttcagcagctacagcaagagaacagtaatagcggaccgcagcttctcactcaggaCTGTGTTTAGTTTCATCTTACCATGGAAGCCAGTACTaattgaagttccagtcatgtcggACAAcagaatatgctggagtttgtttttggatgagagcCTTTTTCTAGATTTTTCTTTAAACCTACCCCAACAACATTTGCTGATGTATGGgctttttgaattattattattattattattgtaggcTTTCTGACCCGAGGCTCAACTATTTTCTCCAGTTTCTTCAGGTTTGATCTTCCTCagagtctttggccactcaaaTGCTCCTCCTCACCACACTTTAAGAAAAAATAGACACACATCATTTTCCAGAcagatttgtaacatctttagCTGATTGGacattcttaattattgccctgatggtggaaatttacatttttaagctTTAGCTCTTTTTAAAAAGCCACTTTCaagttttttcactttttatttttttatatttttataaaaagatcAAATGGATAAACAATGTAGACTTATTTTCAGCGCTGCCTTTGATCATATTTTCCAAGGTTATGAATAATTTTGAGCACAACTGTAGCTTTCACACAGATTTATTAGGTTTAgtttatacagtgaagactatgcatgttaaaacattttattttacatttgattattcagttttTGCACATGAACACTGTACGTTAGACTTACCAGAAAAATATAAAGCacagtttatttcatttgtatctttgttctattatatttcttctttatgcttgtgatttgtttattttctgtttactCATCTACCAAATCACCtacaaaatcacaaaataataatagattttcttttttttctccaaatagaGCTATTCAAGTCATctggtgatttttttatttatttattccatattttattatatcacagaaaaaaagaaaaaaaagaacattattattattatttttttttacaatatcgtgcagccctaccgctgacccattttaaattagcctgaCTGCTTCAGTATTTGTCTGCAGATTGTCGTACAAAAGGCTTGTGTTAAAATAAGGTTAATGCTCCAATCTTCTCCTGAATATCCCAGTAGGCCCTTGGTGTTTCGGGGACCCTATACGCAGcttgtgtattttgtgtaaagGGAGGATCGGCTCTGTGTATCTGAGAGAAAGCGGATTTCACAGTAAATgatctatctataatataattatattcatttatattatattaggtTGCTCTGTTGTTCATGAACATCAAATCCTTTCCCCCCATCAAATGTAGTTGGTTTGgaaaaaataatatatgatttatttaaaaagtgcCGTGGTTTGCATATTGTGGAAATGTGTAATTTAAATTGAGTTTAATTAAAGTTTCTCATAGTATTTCGCCTTTATTCTCgtaatttagactttattctcataatttcaactttattttaataatattttaactttattctcataatttctACTTTATTGTCATGATATTTCAACTTCATTCTCATAATTTTGAGtgtattctcaaaatattacaactttagtctcataatgttgttgttgttttttttttgtttttttttaaacgtgtCACTAAAACGCCGTCATACTTGACTTCTAACTCACACTGAGTTGTGTATGATGTATTTCCATGTGTAGCACCACCTCACTAACATCATTTGGCCTCTAGAGGAATGAGAATCAGAATCCCACAGAATAAAGCATGTCATGTGGTATTTGCTTAGGCAGGCATCTGTTACTACTGCGTTTgagatcaaatcaaataaaacattaaaataaataaaaatggctgaTTAAACCATGTGAAATAAAGTTGTTTACCATATAGTttctgccaaaaaaacaaaaaaaaacaaacaaacaaacacaaaaaactaatatttgtcattttagttGATAATTACCACAGTTTTACTGCAATAAcaataattgaaataattgtGGCGGTTCACCAGAAACTGTTTCAcatggaaaataaatataaccaTAATATGTGTTACAAATTGTTGGAAATGTTACCTGGTATTTCATGAAGACATTCACTTAGATTTACTTTAACCAGAGTGACATCTGGTGTTCAAAACAGTCATGTCTGACTTCAGGAAATAGAAGTTTGACTCAACCAGTATTAGCCTTTGGTTTTGCTAGAGGTCAGGAGTGGATTTATTCTGAATGGTTGATAACTTTTGACAAAATATAATCCAGGAGCAAAGAGAAATAATTTCTACTTTAAAAGCACGGAGAGATGGTGACCGAACACAGTCTGTGCACAAGCAGTTCATCTGTATAAGTGAGGCCTATTTGACAGATCACATCTGCGATTACATGACAGCGTTCTCGTGTCACAATAAAGCGCTCgccacatttgaatatttatgaCAACACTACCATGTAGTTTGTTTCTCCAAGCTCCAAGCTTCAGATATCAACACTTGGTCCCTTTACGATCGGATATCTTTATTGGCTACTGAAGTGCCGTCAAAAAAACGGTTTGACCTTCTGTCATCTGACAAACACAAAAAGTTGTATTTTgaataatcaacagaagaaataCACGTGACAGGTAAATCAGTATTAGTATCACCATacctgaacatgtgtgacagagttgagtgatgtccagatgtgtggtctggtttctgatgggattgttgatcacacagctgtagctgtttttctcctgatattccacctccagaggtagagagagactgatgctgagatcagacacactgatgctggacaataaactgtttccttaaACATACATTCACTTAAATGTAGCAATACAGCATGTGCCTCAGATCCTTAGGGCCCAATATATTACTGATCTCCATTATATGAAAAACGGTATTATGTACATTTCTACTCACCATAGAGAGCAACACAATCTATATTTAATCTCTGGTTTACTCATGAT
It contains:
- the LOC132160304 gene encoding SLAM family member 9-like translates to MVDRFVLFCLCCCCLVGVFADSNAVKWVSVTEEDSVTLKPDLSVQQSDNLIMWNFNGYLIAKIITNHTSIINDVLDGIFRDRLKLDNQTGSLTITNITTQHAGVYQVTISSKTKSVYRFNVTVYARLPVPIIISDSPQNSSSSSSSYCSLLCSVVNVGHVTLSWYKGNSLLSSISVSDLNNSLSLCLECLDDSYSCVVSNPINNRTKYVNVTDLCRPCSDCAFCCHASEALARLALSVVVGVATVAIVFYDIITSRKGVNERHHDLQYKTAS